In Oryctolagus cuniculus chromosome X, mOryCun1.1, whole genome shotgun sequence, a single window of DNA contains:
- the TMEM35A gene encoding novel acetylcholine receptor chaperone, translating to MASPRTVTIVALSVALGLFFVFMGTIKLTPRLSKDAYSEMKRAYKSYVRALPLLKKMGINSILLRKSIGALEVACGIVMTLVPGRPKDVANFFLLLLVLAVLFFHQLVGDPLKRYAHALVFGILLTCRLLIARKPEERSSEKKPLPGNAEEQPSLYEKAPQGKVKVS from the exons ATGGCATCCCCCAGAACCGTAACTATCGTGGCCCTCTCAGTGGCCCTGGGACTCTTCTTTGTTTTCATGGGCACTATCAAGTTGACCCCCAGGCTCAGCAAGGATGCCTACAGTGAGATG AAGCGTGCTTACAAGAGCTATGTCCGAGCCCTCCCTCTGCTGAAGAAAATGGGGATCAACTCCATTCTGCTCCGAAAAAGCATTGGTGCCCTCGAGGTGGCCTGTGGCATCGTCATGACCCTTGTGCCTGGCCGTCCCAAAGATGTGGCCAACTTCTTCCTGCTCTTGCTCGTGTTGGCTGTGCTCTTCTTTCACCAGCTGGTCGGCGATCCCCTCAAACGCTACGCCCACGCTCTGGTGTTCGGAATCCTGCTCACCTGCCGCCTGCTGATTGCCCGCAAGCCGGAAGAGCGGTCTTCTGAGAAGAAGCCTCTGCCCGGGAATGCAGAGGAGCAACCTTCCTTATATGAGAAGGCCCCTCAGGGCAAAGTGAAGGTGTCATAG